A window of Macrotis lagotis isolate mMagLag1 chromosome X, bilby.v1.9.chrom.fasta, whole genome shotgun sequence contains these coding sequences:
- the SLC25A51 gene encoding mitochondrial nicotinamide adenine dinucleotide transporter SLC25A51 isoform X1, with protein sequence MTSNLTTGKKNSQMKKTFFNMMDSEAHEKRRKILTSSQQDISHHAVNEFKHYLCGCCAAFNNIAITYPIQKILFRQQLYGLKTRGALLQLQKEGLRNLYRGILPPLMQKTTTLALMFGLYEDFSYILHQHISSPEIVTRSAAAVLAGATEALLTPLERVQTLLQDHKHHDKFTNTYHAFKVLKSYGIGEYYRGLIPILFRNGISNVLFFGLRGPIKEQLPEAKSCTAHLIDDFISGGLLGAMLGFLFFPVNVVKTRMQSQIGGEFQSFPKVFEKIWLERNGKLTHLFRGAHLNYHRSLISWGIINATYEFLIKLL encoded by the exons atgacttcaaatctgactacag gtaaaaaaaattcccaaatgaagAAGACTTTTTTCAATATGATGGATTCAGAAGCTCATGAGAAGAGGCGAAAAATCTTGACTTCTTCCCAGCAAGATATATCTCATCATGCTGTTAATGAGTTTAAGCATTACCTTTGTGGCTGCTGTGCAGCCTTTAACAACATTGCAATCACATATCCCATTCAGAAGATCCTTTTTCGTCAACAACTGTATGGACTCAAAACCCGAGGTGCACTACTTCAGTTACAGAAAGAGGGATTGCGAAACTTGTACAGAGGAATTTTGCCTCCATTAATGcagaagaccacaacattagcACTTATGTTTGGTCTCTATGAAGATTTCTCTTACATTCTCCATCAGCATATCAGTTCTCCTGAAATTGTGACTCGAAGTGCAGCCGCTGTCCTGGCTGGAGCAACTGAGGCCCTTCTTACACCACTGGAACGTGTGCAGACGTTGCTGCAAGACCACAAGCATCACGATAAATTTACAAACACTTACCATGCTTTCAAGGTTTTGAAGTCCTATGGAATTGGAGAATATTATCGAGGTTTGATACCCATTCTTTTCCGTAATGGAATCAGCAATGTACTCTTTTTTGGCCTTCGAGGACCCATCAAAGAACAATTGCCTGAAGCAAAATCTTGTACCGCTCATTTGATtgatgattttatcagtggaggTCTATTGGGAGCCATGTTGGGATTTTTGTTTTTCCCAGTGAATGTTGTCAAAACTCGAATGCAGTCTCAGATTGGTGGGGAATTTCAGTCTTTTcccaaagtttttgaaaaaatatggcTAGAGCGTAATGGGAAATTGACACATCTTTTCAGAGGTGCCCATCTGAATTACCACCGGTCCCTCATATCCTGGGGTATAATCAATGCAACTTATGAGTTCTTGATAAAGCTTTTATGA
- the SLC25A51 gene encoding mitochondrial nicotinamide adenine dinucleotide transporter SLC25A51 isoform X2, translating to MKKTFFNMMDSEAHEKRRKILTSSQQDISHHAVNEFKHYLCGCCAAFNNIAITYPIQKILFRQQLYGLKTRGALLQLQKEGLRNLYRGILPPLMQKTTTLALMFGLYEDFSYILHQHISSPEIVTRSAAAVLAGATEALLTPLERVQTLLQDHKHHDKFTNTYHAFKVLKSYGIGEYYRGLIPILFRNGISNVLFFGLRGPIKEQLPEAKSCTAHLIDDFISGGLLGAMLGFLFFPVNVVKTRMQSQIGGEFQSFPKVFEKIWLERNGKLTHLFRGAHLNYHRSLISWGIINATYEFLIKLL from the coding sequence atgaagAAGACTTTTTTCAATATGATGGATTCAGAAGCTCATGAGAAGAGGCGAAAAATCTTGACTTCTTCCCAGCAAGATATATCTCATCATGCTGTTAATGAGTTTAAGCATTACCTTTGTGGCTGCTGTGCAGCCTTTAACAACATTGCAATCACATATCCCATTCAGAAGATCCTTTTTCGTCAACAACTGTATGGACTCAAAACCCGAGGTGCACTACTTCAGTTACAGAAAGAGGGATTGCGAAACTTGTACAGAGGAATTTTGCCTCCATTAATGcagaagaccacaacattagcACTTATGTTTGGTCTCTATGAAGATTTCTCTTACATTCTCCATCAGCATATCAGTTCTCCTGAAATTGTGACTCGAAGTGCAGCCGCTGTCCTGGCTGGAGCAACTGAGGCCCTTCTTACACCACTGGAACGTGTGCAGACGTTGCTGCAAGACCACAAGCATCACGATAAATTTACAAACACTTACCATGCTTTCAAGGTTTTGAAGTCCTATGGAATTGGAGAATATTATCGAGGTTTGATACCCATTCTTTTCCGTAATGGAATCAGCAATGTACTCTTTTTTGGCCTTCGAGGACCCATCAAAGAACAATTGCCTGAAGCAAAATCTTGTACCGCTCATTTGATtgatgattttatcagtggaggTCTATTGGGAGCCATGTTGGGATTTTTGTTTTTCCCAGTGAATGTTGTCAAAACTCGAATGCAGTCTCAGATTGGTGGGGAATTTCAGTCTTTTcccaaagtttttgaaaaaatatggcTAGAGCGTAATGGGAAATTGACACATCTTTTCAGAGGTGCCCATCTGAATTACCACCGGTCCCTCATATCCTGGGGTATAATCAATGCAACTTATGAGTTCTTGATAAAGCTTTTATGA